In Methanococcoides sp. LMO-2, a single window of DNA contains:
- a CDS encoding transcriptional regulator protein, translating into MISFGGKQSDESSEEIVESLKSLGMTRNLATTIAYLSNVKEASSQEIEMNTGLRQPEVSVAMRAMREHSWISVHNKKVTGKGRPTKIYSLTTPFEKIIKHYEQKIHEENEARMLIINKLKSLST; encoded by the coding sequence ATGATCAGCTTTGGTGGAAAGCAATCAGATGAGTCCAGCGAGGAAATCGTTGAGTCACTCAAAAGTCTGGGAATGACAAGAAATCTTGCAACGACCATTGCATATCTATCGAATGTGAAAGAAGCCTCATCACAGGAGATAGAGATGAACACCGGTCTTCGTCAGCCCGAAGTCAGTGTGGCAATGAGAGCAATGAGAGAGCACTCGTGGATCTCGGTCCATAATAAAAAGGTGACCGGCAAAGGAAGGCCTACAAAGATCTATTCTTTAACAACGCCTTTTGAGAAGATCATCAAACATTATGAACAAAAGATCCATGAAGAGAATGAAGCAAGGATGCTTATAATCAACAAACTCAAAAGTCTTTCAACATAA
- a CDS encoding 60S ribosomal export protein NMD3, with product MDKRLISIYLPFTHLMSLTLCPKCGAETKRLYKNVCRKCFLENFTLAVLPLVLHTRICSRCNARFDRNKWRDEGDLEDIVIRTVEDELFVHGEADDVDIVMDPRELTPHLYKVKVEIDAMVEGEPLHQELVTEVRIIREACDRCSRMSGGYFEAILQIRAANRIVTPEEIDACKLICADMVEKLWKKGDRFAFITDCIDSKDGADIYLGSANAGRQICKAVVSEIGGTFSESPTLYGHKDGKDLYRITFSMRLPEFMPGDIILYKGSVIEIRNSGKNSKGIYLGTGARFLIETEKLDGAIRIANRDDAVGAVLVAVEGDDIMVLDPTTYQTITLKKPMFFSSEAGDEIPVISTEQGLFALPEDSAHRL from the coding sequence ATGGACAAAAGACTAATATCCATCTACTTACCATTCACACACCTGATGAGCCTTACATTATGCCCGAAATGCGGGGCAGAGACCAAAAGACTCTACAAAAACGTTTGTAGGAAATGCTTTTTAGAGAATTTCACATTAGCCGTGCTTCCGCTTGTTCTTCATACAAGGATATGTTCCAGGTGCAACGCACGTTTTGACCGCAATAAATGGCGGGATGAAGGCGATCTTGAGGATATCGTGATCAGGACCGTTGAGGATGAACTCTTTGTCCACGGGGAAGCCGATGATGTTGATATCGTCATGGATCCCCGGGAGCTTACTCCACACCTCTACAAAGTTAAAGTAGAGATCGATGCCATGGTCGAGGGAGAACCATTGCATCAGGAACTTGTAACAGAGGTTCGCATAATACGTGAGGCATGTGACAGGTGCAGTCGTATGTCAGGCGGATACTTTGAGGCTATTCTGCAGATAAGGGCAGCTAACAGGATAGTAACTCCTGAAGAGATCGATGCCTGCAAACTTATCTGTGCCGATATGGTTGAAAAACTATGGAAAAAGGGAGATCGATTCGCTTTTATTACTGATTGTATCGACTCAAAGGACGGAGCTGATATCTACCTTGGTTCTGCAAATGCAGGGCGGCAGATCTGCAAGGCCGTTGTCTCGGAAATTGGCGGGACCTTTTCAGAATCTCCTACACTTTATGGTCATAAGGACGGAAAAGACCTTTACAGGATCACTTTCTCCATGAGACTCCCCGAGTTCATGCCGGGTGATATCATTCTCTATAAAGGCAGTGTCATAGAGATCCGCAACTCCGGGAAGAATTCCAAAGGAATCTACCTTGGAACAGGTGCCAGGTTCCTGATAGAGACCGAGAAACTGGATGGTGCTATACGCATAGCCAACAGGGATGATGCGGTTGGTGCTGTTCTTGTAGCTGTGGAAGGCGATGATATCATGGTTCTGGACCCGACGACCTACCAGACGATAACGCTAAAGAAACCCATGTTCTTCTCATCCGAAGCAGGTGATGAAATCCCGGTTATCAGTACCGAGCAGGGACTTTTTGCCTTGCCGGAGGACAGTGCACACAGGTTATAA
- a CDS encoding ATP-grasp domain-containing protein: protein MHTGYKEATLLENVLVLGYSSRNIACSATRAGYNVYAIDAFCDMDLNENTVACQSLLTDEDIDIKDIDRKTILELIDNFDVYPDAIVLGSGFEELDLSDQSCRILNNSPDVMKRASDKSSLAKELGSLGIPHPLSVNVDEAAEIGYPLMVKPKCAGGGRLNRVAYNEDDLNAILEELPVIDPTLSSADIMVQEFLYGFPASVSLIADGSSAVPIAANEQLIGIPWLSGLPFAYCGNITPYRTPYTKQMYEISERIASEFGLVGSNGVDFLLTDSGPVVIEVNARLQGSLDSVEMATGLNLFDLHVKAFDGILPEKVPQIDQYAIRAVVYADDEITVDSSFYEKMSDEPIADIPAGGYRALPDDPITSVLATGKTREDVMEKVINVTRMIRELH from the coding sequence GTGCACACAGGTTATAAGGAGGCCACACTTCTGGAGAACGTTCTTGTTTTGGGATACAGTAGCAGGAACATAGCCTGCTCGGCCACTCGGGCCGGTTACAATGTCTATGCCATCGATGCTTTCTGTGACATGGACCTGAATGAAAATACGGTTGCGTGCCAGTCCCTTCTTACGGATGAGGATATTGATATCAAGGATATAGACAGGAAGACCATCCTGGAGCTGATCGACAACTTCGACGTCTATCCCGATGCTATCGTTCTTGGTTCCGGTTTTGAGGAGCTTGATCTTAGTGACCAGTCCTGCAGGATACTGAACAATAGTCCTGATGTCATGAAGAGGGCATCTGATAAATCATCGCTTGCAAAAGAACTCGGATCCCTGGGAATCCCTCATCCTCTTTCAGTTAATGTGGATGAAGCTGCTGAGATCGGCTACCCCCTGATGGTGAAGCCAAAGTGTGCAGGAGGAGGTCGCCTGAACAGGGTCGCATATAATGAGGATGACCTGAATGCTATTCTTGAAGAGCTACCTGTGATCGATCCGACATTGTCTTCCGCGGATATCATGGTGCAGGAATTCCTTTACGGTTTCCCTGCAAGTGTATCGCTGATAGCTGACGGTTCCAGTGCAGTTCCTATCGCAGCCAACGAACAGCTCATCGGAATTCCCTGGTTATCGGGCCTGCCCTTTGCTTATTGCGGGAATATAACTCCCTACAGGACGCCTTATACTAAACAGATGTATGAGATCTCCGAAAGGATAGCATCCGAGTTCGGTCTTGTTGGTTCCAACGGAGTAGATTTCCTGCTTACTGATTCTGGCCCTGTGGTGATCGAAGTGAATGCCAGGTTGCAGGGCAGTCTGGACAGTGTGGAAATGGCTACCGGCCTGAACCTCTTTGATCTTCATGTGAAGGCCTTTGACGGTATCCTTCCGGAAAAAGTCCCGCAGATCGATCAGTATGCCATCAGGGCAGTGGTATATGCAGATGATGAAATAACTGTGGATAGCTCCTTTTATGAAAAGATGAGCGATGAGCCTATTGCTGATATTCCTGCAGGGGGATACCGGGCTCTTCCGGATGATCCGATCACTTCAGTGCTGGCCACCGGTAAGACCCGGGAAGATGTAATGGAAAAGGTGATCAATGTAACCCGCATGATAAGGGAACTTCATTGA
- a CDS encoding symporter small accessory protein: protein MLGIDDPQIWIAYVLCIVSALGCMVYGLLKWNEEEEEY, encoded by the coding sequence ATGTTAGGAATAGATGACCCGCAGATCTGGATCGCCTACGTTCTTTGCATTGTAAGCGCTCTTGGTTGTATGGTATATGGTCTTTTAAAATGGAATGAAGAGGAGGAAGAATACTAA
- a CDS encoding TIGR00295 family protein produces MITTSDALKLLKEAGCAANVIRHCQVVSQIAVEIAAAQRDSGKDVDLEIVELGALLHDIGRSRTHGIRHALEGVSVAEELGLDPRLVLIIRNHIGAGISRQEALLLGLPEDDYLPVSIEEKIVCHADNLVMGEERVNISKCIQRMKDRGMSNEAITRVRDLADEVGIV; encoded by the coding sequence ATGATAACAACTTCCGATGCCCTGAAATTGCTTAAGGAAGCAGGTTGTGCGGCCAACGTAATAAGGCATTGTCAGGTAGTTTCGCAGATCGCTGTGGAGATAGCTGCTGCACAAAGGGATTCCGGGAAGGACGTTGATCTTGAAATTGTAGAACTGGGTGCACTTCTCCATGATATTGGCAGGTCCCGTACTCATGGAATAAGACATGCACTTGAAGGTGTATCGGTTGCAGAAGAGCTTGGGTTGGACCCCCGGCTTGTACTAATTATAAGAAATCATATCGGAGCAGGAATAAGCCGGCAGGAGGCCTTACTTCTTGGTCTGCCTGAGGACGATTATCTTCCTGTCAGCATTGAAGAGAAGATCGTATGTCATGCTGACAACCTTGTAATGGGGGAAGAAAGAGTGAATATTTCAAAGTGCATTCAAAGGATGAAGGACAGGGGTATGAGCAATGAGGCCATAACCCGGGTCCGGGATCTTGCGGATGAAGTAGGTATCGTTTGA
- a CDS encoding DUF2117 family protein, which yields MNFGVVIHGPEVIDSGHAKLILELFSRFGDVTAKLGGAMGKIAVIDAHMEDLIDINESLKPSAAIDSLLDTCDAVCLLNHGKTAENGLEFGSIVMSRLTDRNSIPLIQIESPGCDDGCIVYWNDKGQDLAKRIGDLLRMPFNEGYDHGDVRISTEGTKTFRKIHGVHPDELIMIDGFVIGKATSEDVSIVVENGFVTGLEGGIIKEHGLEKLHMYEAREPLDIRTAWVKTGAIRRTQSQGPGIRPGKCHTMIHESNSSCMTALIDHIAERTIELAEGCNCAITVGDDTTAIAADILYRLHIPVIGITDGDPDGFSHTVHFYPGSIVMQLDPGWDDVIGKIIKKELFNEKDRTKFNNFEEMKNSVQEIIGEKLVSLIVY from the coding sequence ATGAATTTCGGTGTCGTGATCCATGGGCCTGAAGTGATCGATTCCGGTCATGCAAAGCTGATACTTGAGCTGTTCTCCAGATTTGGCGACGTCACTGCAAAACTTGGCGGTGCCATGGGAAAGATCGCTGTCATTGATGCACACATGGAAGATCTCATAGATATCAATGAAAGCCTGAAGCCCAGTGCTGCAATAGATTCCCTTCTTGATACCTGTGATGCTGTCTGCCTGCTAAATCACGGGAAGACAGCAGAGAACGGGCTTGAATTTGGCAGCATTGTAATGTCCAGGCTGACGGACAGGAACAGTATTCCCCTGATCCAGATAGAAAGCCCGGGCTGTGATGACGGATGTATTGTCTACTGGAACGACAAAGGACAGGATCTTGCAAAACGAATTGGAGACCTTCTCAGGATGCCGTTCAATGAAGGATATGACCACGGGGATGTTCGTATCTCAACAGAAGGTACAAAGACATTCAGGAAGATCCATGGGGTCCACCCGGACGAGCTTATAATGATAGATGGATTCGTTATTGGCAAAGCCACATCCGAAGACGTGTCAATTGTAGTGGAAAACGGTTTTGTGACAGGACTCGAAGGTGGCATCATAAAAGAGCACGGTCTTGAGAAACTGCACATGTATGAAGCAAGGGAACCACTTGATATCAGGACAGCCTGGGTCAAGACAGGTGCCATAAGACGCACACAGAGCCAGGGTCCCGGCATTCGTCCGGGAAAATGCCACACAATGATACATGAAAGCAATTCATCATGCATGACAGCTTTGATAGACCATATTGCAGAGCGAACCATTGAACTGGCCGAAGGCTGCAACTGTGCGATCACTGTTGGAGATGACACTACCGCAATAGCTGCAGACATTCTTTACAGGTTACACATCCCCGTAATTGGAATCACAGACGGCGATCCGGATGGTTTCTCACATACTGTACATTTCTATCCGGGATCAATCGTCATGCAGCTTGACCCGGGATGGGATGATGTCATTGGAAAGATCATAAAGAAAGAACTGTTCAATGAGAAAGACCGGACAAAATTTAATAATTTTGAGGAAATGAAAAATAGTGTCCAGGAAATTATCGGGGAAAAACTGGTGTCACTGATTGTTTACTGA
- the psmB gene encoding archaeal proteasome endopeptidase complex subunit beta — protein sequence MDNDKHLKGTTTVGIVCSDGVVLATEQRATMGNFIASKTAKKIYQIDDLVGMTTAGSVGDAQQIVRVISVESKLFKMRRQESVTIKGIATLLSNLLSGQRYYPLMVQLLIGGFDKNGPAVYSLDALGGKIEETKAVATGSGSPMAYGVLEDRYKDDMNVEEGVDLAIRALHNAMKRDSASGEGIDVVVITKDKYERLDQEEVKKKRETLN from the coding sequence ATGGATAATGATAAGCATTTAAAAGGCACAACTACTGTAGGTATAGTGTGCTCTGATGGAGTAGTTCTTGCTACTGAACAGAGAGCAACTATGGGCAACTTTATCGCAAGCAAGACTGCAAAGAAGATCTACCAGATCGATGATCTTGTGGGAATGACCACAGCAGGTTCTGTAGGCGATGCACAGCAGATCGTCCGTGTCATTAGTGTAGAATCCAAACTTTTCAAGATGAGGAGGCAGGAGTCTGTTACGATCAAAGGTATTGCAACACTTCTCTCCAACCTGTTAAGTGGTCAGAGATATTATCCACTTATGGTTCAGTTACTCATAGGCGGATTTGACAAGAACGGACCTGCAGTCTATTCACTGGATGCTCTTGGTGGAAAGATCGAAGAGACCAAGGCGGTTGCAACAGGTTCAGGTTCTCCGATGGCCTATGGTGTCCTTGAGGACCGTTACAAAGATGACATGAACGTAGAAGAAGGAGTCGACCTTGCAATACGCGCTCTTCATAATGCAATGAAGAGAGATTCCGCTTCCGGTGAAGGTATTGATGTTGTTGTGATCACAAAGGACAAATATGAAAGACTTGATCAGGAAGAGGTAAAAAAGAAACGTGAAACCCTAAACTGA
- a CDS encoding sodium:solute symporter family protein, giving the protein MAVSTPLLGVVVLIYLMVVFWCGWIAYKRTKEVDDYMLAGRNVHPVILALSYGAAFISTSAIVGFGGAAAVLGMGLLWLAVMNIVVGIFIAFVLFGSRTRSMGVNLKAVTFPELLGKRYQSRFIQGFSGAVIGLFMPLYAGIVLIGGARFVETTLGINYDIAVLILAIIVAAYVITGGLLAVMYTDALQGGLMFIGMAILLALTYIKLGGITEAHMALTNMVTLVPDSLVAGGHTGWTSMPAFGSPIWWTLVSTLVLGVGIGVLAQPQLAVRFMTVNSKKSLNRAVFVGGPFILMMTGVAFVVGSLSNVYFFQTDGLISIAAAGGNQDLIIPEYINNAMPDLFVIIFMVTLLAAAMSTMSSQYHTMGSAIGHDFYREYLMKGNAGQTVTMTRVGIFVTIIASVILAYILPISIIARATAIFFGICAAAFLPMYAGALFWKRMTRQGAIASLLVGTFSSLFWLTFVHAKEAVPLGISQALFGVDTILTGTWVVVDPILVATPLSAIVAIVVSLMTEPPSEEHLATCYKK; this is encoded by the coding sequence ATGGCAGTCAGTACCCCCCTCCTCGGAGTTGTTGTACTTATTTACCTGATGGTCGTTTTCTGGTGCGGATGGATCGCATACAAGCGTACCAAGGAAGTTGATGACTACATGTTGGCAGGAAGGAACGTGCATCCTGTCATTCTGGCCCTCTCTTACGGTGCTGCGTTCATCAGTACCTCGGCGATCGTAGGGTTTGGCGGTGCTGCCGCTGTCCTGGGAATGGGACTATTGTGGCTCGCTGTAATGAATATAGTTGTAGGAATATTCATTGCTTTTGTTCTCTTCGGATCACGAACCAGGAGCATGGGAGTTAACCTTAAGGCAGTCACTTTCCCTGAGCTTCTGGGAAAGAGATACCAATCCCGCTTCATACAGGGTTTTTCCGGAGCAGTGATAGGTTTGTTCATGCCACTTTATGCAGGAATTGTCCTGATCGGTGGAGCACGATTTGTGGAAACCACACTGGGTATTAACTATGATATTGCAGTTCTTATCCTTGCGATCATTGTTGCAGCTTATGTAATTACAGGCGGATTACTTGCTGTCATGTACACAGATGCCCTGCAGGGAGGTCTGATGTTCATTGGTATGGCAATTCTGCTGGCTCTTACATACATTAAGCTCGGAGGTATTACTGAAGCTCACATGGCACTTACCAATATGGTAACTCTTGTACCCGATAGCCTGGTTGCAGGAGGACATACCGGTTGGACCTCCATGCCCGCGTTCGGCTCGCCTATCTGGTGGACACTTGTTTCAACACTGGTGCTTGGTGTGGGAATCGGTGTGCTTGCACAACCACAGCTTGCAGTGCGTTTCATGACAGTGAACAGCAAGAAATCACTCAACAGGGCAGTGTTTGTGGGTGGACCTTTCATCCTCATGATGACAGGTGTCGCTTTTGTCGTCGGTTCACTTTCCAACGTATATTTCTTCCAGACAGATGGCCTGATATCCATCGCTGCAGCCGGCGGAAACCAGGATCTTATCATTCCTGAATACATCAACAACGCCATGCCTGACCTGTTCGTGATCATCTTTATGGTTACCCTGCTTGCAGCAGCAATGTCAACCATGAGCTCACAGTATCACACAATGGGAAGTGCCATCGGTCATGACTTCTACCGCGAGTACCTTATGAAAGGCAATGCAGGACAGACAGTGACTATGACAAGAGTGGGAATTTTCGTTACCATTATTGCAAGTGTAATACTCGCATACATCCTGCCTATCAGCATCATTGCAAGAGCAACAGCAATATTCTTCGGAATTTGTGCGGCAGCCTTCCTGCCCATGTATGCAGGTGCTCTTTTCTGGAAGAGGATGACACGTCAGGGAGCTATTGCAAGCCTTCTGGTCGGTACGTTCAGCAGCCTGTTCTGGCTGACATTCGTCCACGCAAAGGAGGCTGTACCACTGGGAATCTCACAGGCACTATTCGGTGTGGATACGATCCTGACAGGCACCTGGGTAGTTGTGGACCCGATACTGGTAGCCACCCCGCTTTCAGCAATTGTGGCCATTGTGGTCAGCCTTATGACAGAGCCTCCATCGGAGGAACATCTTGCGACCTGCTACAAAAAATAA
- a CDS encoding transcription factor — protein MTDLNDPVVRGYLIQLMGEEGLEMIEKMPEGEVTDEQIAEATGVMLNIVRRTLFIMNENKLAICRRERDSSSGWLTYLWQLDLSDIESHLAKEKKKLVKNLQMRLDFEEDNVFYTCPEGCVRFEFNDASECEFLCPVCGEDLMFEDNSLMVDKLSKRLDELKANN, from the coding sequence TTGACAGATTTAAATGATCCAGTCGTCCGGGGATATCTTATACAATTGATGGGTGAAGAAGGGCTTGAGATGATAGAGAAGATGCCTGAGGGTGAGGTCACTGACGAGCAGATCGCCGAAGCTACCGGTGTCATGCTCAACATTGTCAGAAGGACACTTTTCATCATGAATGAGAACAAGCTCGCTATCTGCAGGAGGGAGCGCGATTCGAGCAGCGGATGGCTGACCTACCTGTGGCAGCTGGATCTCAGTGATATCGAATCACATCTTGCAAAGGAAAAGAAGAAGCTTGTGAAGAACCTCCAGATGCGTCTTGATTTCGAAGAAGATAATGTGTTCTACACATGTCCTGAAGGCTGTGTGAGATTTGAATTCAACGATGCCAGCGAATGTGAGTTCCTCTGTCCTGTATGTGGTGAGGACCTTATGTTCGAGGATAATTCCCTCATGGTTGATAAACTCTCAAAACGTCTTGATGAGCTAAAAGCAAACAATTGA
- a CDS encoding beta-CASP ribonuclease aCPSF1 — protein sequence MAIEDVLSDLKKKIEEKVPDGTTITSVEFEGPQLVVYTEDPKQFADNGHVVRNLAKALRTRIVVRPDPKVLVSPEEAIDKIKDTVPKDSVLSNFHFDPDVGEVVIEAEKPGLVIGKHGETLREITKKIGWTPKVVRTPPIKSRTVNNIREFMRTNHKERKDILKTVGRNIHRECTSKDKWVRVTSLGGCKEVGRSCFLLSTPESKVMIDCGVNVGSDDNMTPYLYLPEVQPLNQIDAVVLTHAHLDHQGLVPLLYKYGYEGPIYCTSPTRDMMVLLQLDYIDVAAKDGKRIPYESADVREGLKHTIALDFEEVTDIAPDIKLTFHNAGHIIGSAISHFHIGDGLHNVVITGDYKYGPTRLFDPAVNKFPRVETVITESTYGASSATQPSLKEAEKNLQQIVKKTIANNGIVLIPAFAVGRSQEVMIVLEDAIRKGIIDDIPVYLDGMIWEATAIHATYPEYLNNNLRKLIFQKGQNPFLADCFKPVDSNDLRKKIINDPHPCVILSTSGMMNAGPVMEYFKAFAPDPNNTLVFVGYQADGTLGRRIQKGWKEIPISTRNGTDVVQMNMGVEVVDGFSGHSDRKQLMDFFKKMRPQPERVFTEHGDERSCIDLASSLHKKYRLETRALTNLETVRLV from the coding sequence ATGGCAATAGAAGATGTACTATCTGACCTAAAAAAGAAAATAGAAGAGAAGGTCCCTGATGGAACTACTATTACAAGTGTTGAGTTCGAGGGGCCCCAGCTTGTTGTTTATACCGAGGATCCGAAACAATTTGCAGACAATGGTCATGTTGTAAGGAACCTTGCAAAAGCTCTTCGGACAAGGATAGTCGTTCGTCCGGACCCAAAGGTGTTAGTTTCCCCTGAGGAAGCTATCGATAAGATAAAAGATACCGTTCCAAAAGATTCTGTTCTCTCTAATTTTCACTTCGATCCTGATGTGGGCGAAGTGGTCATTGAAGCGGAAAAACCCGGACTTGTGATAGGCAAGCATGGGGAAACACTTCGCGAGATCACAAAGAAGATCGGCTGGACACCAAAGGTTGTCCGCACACCCCCTATCAAATCCCGTACCGTCAATAACATCAGGGAGTTTATGCGAACCAACCACAAGGAGCGCAAAGACATCCTTAAGACCGTCGGACGTAATATTCACCGGGAATGCACCTCCAAAGACAAATGGGTGAGGGTCACATCACTGGGAGGCTGTAAAGAGGTCGGAAGAAGCTGCTTCCTTTTATCAACACCCGAATCAAAGGTAATGATCGATTGTGGAGTGAACGTCGGTTCTGACGACAATATGACTCCGTATCTTTATCTGCCTGAGGTACAGCCACTTAACCAGATCGATGCTGTGGTACTTACACACGCCCACCTTGATCACCAGGGACTTGTGCCTCTTCTTTACAAATATGGCTATGAAGGTCCAATTTACTGCACATCCCCTACAAGGGATATGATGGTGCTTCTGCAGCTTGACTATATTGATGTTGCTGCAAAGGACGGTAAAAGGATACCTTACGAGTCTGCAGATGTGCGTGAAGGACTCAAGCACACCATTGCACTCGATTTTGAAGAAGTTACGGACATTGCACCTGACATAAAGCTTACATTCCACAATGCAGGCCACATCATCGGTTCTGCAATTTCACACTTCCATATTGGCGACGGACTTCACAATGTTGTCATAACCGGTGATTACAAGTACGGTCCTACAAGGCTCTTTGACCCTGCTGTCAATAAGTTCCCACGTGTTGAGACCGTTATAACCGAGTCGACATATGGTGCTTCCAGTGCAACGCAGCCATCCCTTAAGGAAGCTGAGAAGAACCTCCAGCAGATCGTCAAGAAGACAATTGCCAATAATGGTATCGTACTGATCCCTGCGTTTGCTGTAGGTAGAAGCCAGGAAGTAATGATAGTTCTTGAGGACGCTATCAGGAAAGGAATAATCGATGATATTCCGGTCTACCTCGATGGTATGATTTGGGAAGCTACAGCGATACACGCGACCTATCCGGAATACCTGAACAATAACCTCAGGAAGCTTATTTTCCAGAAGGGACAGAACCCGTTCCTTGCAGACTGTTTCAAGCCGGTAGATTCCAATGACCTTCGAAAGAAGATCATCAATGATCCACATCCATGTGTTATCCTTTCAACCTCCGGTATGATGAATGCAGGTCCTGTCATGGAATACTTCAAGGCATTTGCACCTGATCCTAACAACACTCTTGTGTTTGTCGGTTACCAGGCAGATGGTACTCTTGGAAGGCGTATCCAGAAAGGCTGGAAAGAGATCCCTATCTCAACCAGGAACGGAACTGATGTCGTCCAGATGAACATGGGCGTTGAAGTTGTCGATGGTTTCTCAGGACACTCCGACAGGAAACAGCTGATGGACTTCTTTAAGAAGATGAGGCCACAGCCGGAACGTGTCTTCACAGAGCACGGTGATGAACGCTCCTGCATCGACCTTGCAAGTTCACTGCATAAGAAATACCGTCTTGAGACAAGGGCACTTACAAACCTTGAGACTGTAAGACTTGTTTAA
- a CDS encoding MoaD/ThiS family protein produces the protein MSPQVEVKIYPESPDGQIMDVPEGSTYEDLLETLDINQEIVILLNNGQAVPVDGTVEPGTLTILKAISGG, from the coding sequence TTGAGTCCGCAAGTAGAAGTAAAGATATATCCTGAGAGTCCTGATGGCCAGATCATGGATGTTCCCGAAGGTTCTACCTATGAGGATCTTCTGGAAACACTTGATATTAATCAGGAGATAGTTATTTTATTGAACAACGGTCAGGCTGTTCCCGTCGATGGAACAGTCGAACCCGGCACACTAACGATCCTTAAGGCGATATCAGGCGGTTGA
- a CDS encoding HAD family phosphatase — MFNSLIFDADGVLMDSMPCHADAWVRTFSEVGIDIVRQDIYDIEGSNHVGVINLIFERADRKADPEIIEKLRVRKRELFLRKRNISPFEGMYDLLKRLKENFHLAVVSGSDRPIVDSMLNEFYPDIFEVIISGADVTNGKPDPEPYLKAIEILGVKKENCLVIENAPLGVDSAKNADLCCVAVSTYVDSEKLSRADRIFPEHAPLMSFLEGLEPLDQ, encoded by the coding sequence ATGTTCAATTCACTGATCTTTGATGCAGATGGCGTTCTCATGGATTCCATGCCCTGTCACGCTGATGCCTGGGTGCGTACATTCTCCGAAGTTGGCATTGACATAGTCAGACAGGACATTTATGATATTGAAGGGTCCAATCACGTAGGTGTCATCAACCTGATCTTCGAGAGAGCCGATCGCAAAGCTGACCCTGAAATAATAGAAAAGCTTCGGGTACGCAAACGTGAGCTTTTCTTAAGAAAGAGGAACATCTCCCCTTTTGAAGGAATGTACGATCTGCTGAAAAGACTGAAAGAAAACTTCCACCTTGCCGTGGTCTCCGGTTCTGATCGTCCCATAGTGGATAGTATGCTAAACGAGTTCTATCCGGATATCTTCGAAGTGATAATTTCCGGTGCCGATGTGACAAATGGAAAACCGGATCCTGAACCATACCTGAAAGCTATCGAAATACTTGGAGTGAAAAAAGAGAACTGCCTTGTGATCGAGAATGCACCTCTGGGAGTGGATTCAGCAAAGAATGCCGATCTCTGCTGCGTGGCAGTTTCAACTTATGTTGATTCTGAAAAGCTAAGCAGGGCAGACAGAATATTCCCTGAGCATGCTCCTTTGATGTCCTTCCTGGAAGGTCTGGAACCGCTCGATCAATGA